The following is a genomic window from Impatiens glandulifera unplaced genomic scaffold, dImpGla2.1, whole genome shotgun sequence.
ttccaaattaattataacatttgaGTTTCTAATTAACCAGCCTAAATATTTTGATGTGGTTTGTTATTTTCACTAGCTAATTAGTGGATATGGTCTTAGTATTTTATTTACTGGTCATTGAAGATTGCTAATTAACTtgtatttaaaaacaattttcttaaCAATTCAGACCAAATTTAAGAcaattttaaagtaaaaaatcttGGTTGACTTCGATCAATGTATGTTGCTTGCAAGGTATAAATTTgctttattttcattatataactTGTGCTACaatttctcaatttcttttttaGATTCAATGgctacaaaaatatttaatatattttcaaatacatacttatcattttaaaaaacaacaactagattattatcttcttttttgcattattgtttaaaattgaaACAATAAGAATATTCTTATTTGAAATCAACTGAATTAAATATGTTGATATATATAcgagaatatttaaaaaatatatattataattgggctctataaaaaaattgtttgagaAGTTTGAATTATACTATATAAAGTGACTTAAATGGATTGATCGCGATTatcttttattagattattcgacttaacaaaaaataaacgaGAATTCACAGGGAGACGCCATGGTTTCCATTTTCATGACTTTAACCTGATTTCTTTAAgtttgttaatcttatttttatctaatttgtcctttctagcttttgctttttttttattagttgcGCTCGAtgaattgtttaatattttgttatattgttTTTGTCTGCTTgtataattttgtatgtttaGACAAATATATCTAGTAAACTTAACATTAGAAATACTAGATGATTTCAAcccaattttaaataattttgtgacATAAGACTTGTATTAAGAAGTTTTTTATAATGACATTtagaattttagttttttttattaaaatgactAAATTAAATTGAGAGAATGTTATAATAAGTTGATCAAACATcatctaaaattaattagtcAAAGTGGGAGAAACATTCTAGTTAAAGATAAAAGAGAATTGcatattatttgaatatgttTATCACTTGTGCAAGGAAAGTATACATTTGAGCAACTTTTGGAGTATGATTTTtgctcattttcaaataaagaaagaaagaagtaTACTTTGAATGATTTATCTAATGAAAAGAGACGTAGAAGAACGGTTTAATTTAGTGTGACAAACCTTAATTATGTAccatactttaaaaattaatattatatatatatatatatatatatatatatatatatatatatatatatatatatatatatatatatatatgatatatgatatgttcaatcttttaaattgaacataaaatttgactattttaaatctaaataaattttcaaactttaccatttgtaaataaatatgacataaattaagagtatatattttcaaactttacattttgtaaataatttctATTTGATACAAAACATCTGATTCTTTTTCTACCACTACAatgttcaatttttaattatcatcgtataatatttatcaatttcatGTTTGGATACAAAATCACCCTAAAGTAAACAAGAATTATAAtgtttatgatatttaattttgaatttaaatattctttcaaTATTCTCAAAATTAACTTTGGAACCTTAAAAAAGACTTGTCGGCGTGAATGATAAAAGTTTGATTATCTATGATCGATTACTGAGTTGAAgtgaaggaattgtgtcctttaatttaatgtgcaatgactaaacttggatatgacaaattaacagatataatttaatccgattattttaggaatcgtagtgctttgctagaagccaactacgattaatggggttaaacctataactattataatcgggtcctatgaggtcacacatttagagttgaccgactagataaacgagaaagatggttaattattaatacatattatataatattaataataagaaatattatttatttgtgaaataaaataatatataattaatacatattagatattattaataataagaaatattatttatttgtgaaataaaataatatataattaatagttaattatggagttaagattgtgaaataaaataatatataattaatggttaattatggagttaagattgtgaaataaaataatatataattaatacatattagatattattaataataagaaatattatttatttgtgaaataaaataatatataattaatggttaattatggaattttatttaatacaaaagaattcacttatttgcaagaaaacgcaagtgaatagagagagaattgtttctcttttaaaaacggcttttgctatattacggtgagaactccaagaggaagaaatcatcttttaatctagcaattggattgcttcccctttgtctttttcgtcctagcagtcgaaagtaaagagatctagtcgggctcgtgtggaccaagtagaggagcaacacgtggggctctcgattattcattactatcaaatctgatccggttcacgcatcaaaggtatatttttataaattatatatcatgattctatcaattatgcatgatcatatgattagatgtttagattagatttataaattattgcgctgcgaacatctaattaaccaacaATGGTATTAGAGCCAGCTTGCATATATTGAAAGGATTAATAAATTGACTGTTAATTTTGATGCGGATCTATATcgatgatataattttacatagattacgatgtaaaactatctttaagaaaataaaagaaatatttattttaattggattatataaatatttggatcaaataaatatgatatatttgttttctaaaagttaggaaatcccacttattaaagattaatattttttttagtatggCCCAGAAATACGATCTGAGCATcgttatattttcttataacacGATCTACGTATCGttatgtattttgtaatttattttgataattagattattataaataattatgtaatacaaataagaaccaTGAAGTTCAAAGATGGAGATCCATGAAGGGTGCAAGCATGGAGACCAAAGAAGTttagttctttatatatatttttttcttttgcatCTTAGGGGCCATACTAGGATCACAATTTTCattgtattgtttttatttataataattttcactaataaataaaagacaatcaaAAGTTAAGTTTCTAAAGAAAATTGGGGCAACGCCTTTCCGTGTCATGACCAATGAAAtttatggttttggttggataGGTTTCGCAAAAGCGAGGGTGTCTTTCCTCAACATTAGGCTCCTGAGGATGAATCTATACGGGGATTCATAAACCTTGATACGgttgtacccaacaagagaccaaaaggcaaagttttggatcttgaggcatggggatgaatcctacattggatgtggatcatcaaccaagaattataagaagttataattagtaatcgttacttaccttgaacacacaagacctaaggcagtgcaaaagtacgttggggattgtctgtaatgggatcttggaatcattttattcataagggactataaaaacttgaataaaatgtgcattcacttattttaaattgttcaattataagtattttgcaaatttcaaaacataaactgatgtgtatgtcatttatattatgtagaatatgtcgaacgataatttgaaattctctctgcgctcaattgttgagaaaaacaagctcAATGAAACGAACTTCCTTGATTGGGAAAGGAATATGAGAATTATTCTCAGGTCTGAGGGACGTGAGGACGTCCTAACTACCCCTATCCCTACTGTGACCGGAACCTCATCAGATGAGGAGAAGGCAACATCAACTCGGGTGAAAACTGAAGCATTACCTGTTACTTGCCTCATGCTAGCTGCAATGGAGCCTGAATTGCAAAAGAGGTTTTTTGCATTCTGATGTTTATACTATCATAACTGAACTGAAAGCGTTGTTTCAGGATCATGCTAGAATAGAGCGATATGAGACTCACAAGGCTATACTTGATAGCAAGTTTGTGAAGGGAAAACCAATGAGTCCTCATGTGATTAGCCTGACTGGGCTTTTCAAGAGGATGAAAAATCTGGGGACCCCATATGACCAAGAGTTGGCCACTGATATTGTTCTTAAATCCTTACATGATGGTTTTGCACCATTTAGAAtgcaataccatatgaatggtctaaagcatgatctgaatgagctccataacatgttgaaggcaatattattgatgacaagaagaaggaagttcTAAATGTCAACAATGGGAAGGGGTTTAAGAAGGCGGCtaagaaaaagaacaataacCAAGGGAAAGGCAAGCAAGTTGCCAAACCCAAGGGTGGTGAGAAGCCAAAGATGGCTGCTGATCATGATTATTTTTACTACAAGGCCAAGGGACACTAGAAAAGAAATTGTCCCAAGTACCTAGAAGACAAGAAGAACGGGACTGTGAGTTCCACTTCAGTTATTTATGTTAATGAGATTATGACAACCGatgttctcacattaaataatgGTCCTACTTGGGTATTAGATACTCCATGTGGTGCTCACATTATTTCATATGTGCAGGGACttagaaataaaagacaagTGAAGAAATGAGAGATAGACCTGCGTGTTGGAAATGAAGCAAGTGTTGCCGCACTTACCGTAGGAGATTTAAGTCTATCTTTTACCTTCTGGTTTAATATTAGAactgaataattgttattatgttccttgcattactaagaaccttgtttcggttgctgtattacattctgaaggttttgaatttagcattaaaaatggaaatatttctgtttttaagaatgatattttctatgcgactgctccaatgagtaatggactctttgtattggatctcaaatcagaattgtataacataaataacaaaagacaaaaattaaatagtttgagtGAGGCCTACCTATGGCATTGTCGATTGGGTCACATTAGTGCGAATCGCATGAAGAAGATCCACAGAGATGGGCTTCTAAAAGACATGGATTTTGAATCCATTGATACATGTGAATCATGTCTGATGGGCAAGATGACAAGGTCACCTTTCAAAGGAACGTTTGAAAGGGCTACTGAACTACTAGGCGTAATACATATTGATGTATGTGGTCCAATGAGCACTGAAGCTAGAGGTGGCTATAgatacttcatcacatttactaatgacatgagtagatatgggtatatttaccttatgtcacataaatcagagtcctttgaaaagttcaaggaatttcaaaacgaagtagagactcaaagtggaaagaaaataaaagcacttcGATCTGATTGCGGTGGTGAGTACTTGAGCCacgaatttgatcatcatttgaaaaactgtggGATAGTCACACAGTTGTCTACCCTAGGAACACCTCAGCTAAATGGTGTGTCTGAAAGGAGAGACAGGACTTTGTTAGACATGGTCcgatcaatgatgagttttTTAATCTTCCGGTATCCTTCTGGGGATATGCCCTCACTACCGCTGTACTTACACTAAATAGAACTCCGTCAAGAACTGTAAacaaaactccatatgagatatggactagaaaggttccaaagttgtcttttctgaaaatatggggatgtgaagcttatgTAAAGCGTTTACAAACAGAGAAGCTTGCCCCAAAATCAGATAAATGCTTTTTTATAGGGTATCCAAAAGGAAGTTTTGGatattacttctacaatccaaCTCAGAAAAAGGTGTTTGTTGCAAGGGATAGtgtctttttggaaagagagttccttttcaacaagtcaagtgggagaaatattcatcttgaaacagttcaagatgatgaagagcaacaaactcaacaacaaaatgacatggatgatGTCGATGCAGAGATGATTACTTTTGAAGGCTCAGGGCCTCAGAACATCCAAGAACCAGAACAAGAGGATCTACAAACAGTTGTAGATCATGTTCCAGATTTAgttgttgaacaagttgaacccaCTCGTAGATCGGAAAGGCCAAGGGTACAACCAAGACGTTATtatgatttcatcttaaatgtaaGCCTTGATGTTCTTATGCTAGAACATAGTGAGCCTTCGACCTATAAGCAAGCAGTGACGGGTCTAGACTCCAATAAATGGCTTGACGCCATGAGGTCTGAAATGGAttcgatgtttgaaaatcaagtatgggacTTGATAGATTTGCCAGATGGGGTAAAACCCATAGGaagcaaatggattttcaaactcaaaaatgacaaggatggaaatgcatctgtttacaaggcaagactagttgccaaaggttttagacaaattcatggtatagactatgacgaaacattttcaccagttgtcatgattagatccattaggataatcctagctattgctgcatattatgactatgagatatggcaaatggatgtcaaaaccgcttttctaaatggttttttggaagaggacgtgtacatgacacaacctgaaggttttgaagatcTAAATCATGCTGGGAAGGTATGCAAGCTTAAGAAGTCcatttatggacttaagcaagcatccaggagttggaactttcgatttgatgaaaagatcaaagagtttgaattcattagatgcgAAGAGGATCCTTGTGTTTACAAGAAGTGTAGTAGGAGTAAGGCAGCCTTCTTagtcttgtatgtggatgacatactacttattgggaaTGACATTCCGATGCTAGAGTCCATAAAAGAATGGCTGaagaaatgtttctcaatgaaagacttaggaaaggccgagtacatacttggaattaagatctatagagatagatctaagaggcttcttggattaagtcaaggaacttatattgataagattcttaataGATTCAAGATGCAAGATTCAAGAATGGATTTTTACCCATTCAACAAGGTGTATATCTCAGCAAGACGCAGTGTCCTAAAACACCTGCTGAGCTtgagaagatgaacaagatcCCATATGCTTCTGCTataggatctatcatgtatgccatggtatgtacacgtccagatgttgcatatgctttgagcatgtgtagcagataccaatcaagtcctggagaagcacactggagtgcagctaagaatatcctgaagtacttaagaagaacaaaggatgatttcttagtatatGGGGAGATGAAAAATTGATCGTACAAGGCTATACTGATGCAAGCTTTCAGACTGACCGAGATGGCTTTGAGTCTCAATCGGGTTATGTCTTTATCCTTAACGGAGGAGCTGTGAGCTGGAAGAGCTCCAAGCAAGGTACTATAGCAGATTCTACAACAGAGGCTGAGTACATTGCTGCTAGTGAAGCAGCAAAGGAGGTCGTTTGGATGAGGAAGTTCCTAGATGAACTCAGTGTTGTTCCTAGCATTTCAATGCCTATCGACatctattgtgacaacaatggtgCCATAGCTCAGGCAAAGGAACCGAGTTCGAGCTCCAAATCCAGACACGTTATGAGAAAGTATCACCTTATTCGACACATCATCACTATGGGTGATATTATAATGTGTAAGGTGCATACTAATGACAACATTGTAGATCCACTAACCAAACTTATGCCTAGGCCCAAGAATGAGAGTCACACTAGGGCTAAGGGTCTCAAGCACATTGGAGAATGGCTTTGAGTTTGCTTTTGTATTACATTATGTATTTATGAGTGTTAGACACCAGTTTTATGTTTGACTTgatgattttatgatatatgatatttcatccttatttatattgtttttatcgatattgaataatatgtccaaataattcattattaacaaatgggatcaccttaagtgttctggtgaatgaaaccccattaagtgaaatgaagttttgaattattacaagtctatagtttgaaatcatcaaatggacatagatgattttataagttactaTATTGTAAGCTGACTGATAGCGTCAGGTTTCATGGGCTATAAGGACGTGGAGATGTCTAGTCAATTACATATATGTGTATAGATGATACATGTAAGACTGACCCACCTTAAGACTCTCCAAAAGAGATTGTAGAGTTTTAAGTTAAACCATGTTTAGTAGATTCCTCAGACATGAGTATGTTGTGGCCTCACTTGATGATTGGTATTTATTTGACACTATTAAACGTTTTCCGTAAAAGGGAGTTATAAAGGGAATAGTTGGGATTGCTAAAAATTGAGTGGGAGCCATAGTCATACAAGAATGGAGAAGTCCTCCTACTTCATGTATACTGTGATACATTGAACAGGAATGGTGTCTCGGCCACTTGAAGAGcgagaactgaaaatgcatggccatgctcggatggattaatatgaatcatccttttaattgacagttcaaactcagagttcaagaaacatatttgatagaaaTGCATGAATGttaccatatcatcaaataagacattaagagacaaagatatcttatattgcacacttgtttaaggacaagtgggagattgaagaaattgtgtcctttaatttaatgtgcaatgactaaatttggataggacaaattaacagataCTCCCTCCGTCCCACTCAAAGTTACTCAACTCACTCCAATTTTAGTCCCGTTACAAGCTACTCACTCAATCATTACCTTTCACTTTATTCTACTTTTCTTACACATTTTTAACTTTCCAATCATTACTAACTTTAcacttcaaaattttaaactttaacacaatattaagaaaattaacaaattaattaacaaaattaccaaattaattaacaaaattaacaaattaattaaaaaaaccaaCCCAAAACAAACCCAATAAAAACCCAACCCAAAACTAAACCCAAAACACTAACCAAACCCAAACCTAATTAACTAAACCCAACCCAAAACTTTACAAACCCAAAatccaaacataaaaaaaaaccaaacaaaatgtgaaaaaaatccCTAACGTTTTAACCTAATCTCGAACATTCCTAAACTATCTTCATTCATCAGCCTCCAAAACAATACTccgtctctctctctctcaaactCGCCCCCTTTACTGTTTCTCTAAAATGGTGACCGATCCGCCATCTCCTCCACCTAAATCATACACCAAAACAACGTCGTTGCTTCCTCCACCACTCGATCTATGTGTCAGTGGTGAATTGGACGGAAAAAAACTCCAAATAGGCGACGGAAAACTTATCCAGTCACCACCACTTGACGAAGACGAGGATTACTCCCTGAACGTTGGGAATCCCAAAAGGAGGAGGCTTTCGAGGAACTACGTGAGGAAGCGTAAGCCATTAGAAACTCAGGAAGAGAAAGAACAGTGGCAAGCACGCCTAGAATCTTTCCTCCAACGCAGTTGCCTTCCTAAATCGCCCGATCCACAGGTATTACGTCGTGTAAGTAATTTCATGTTGtgttttcatttttctattCCTAGATCCGTGTTTATTATGAACTGTTAAACAAAGATAAACATGAATCCACATCTAAAATCCACTATTAAACATTCCTTAACATCATAGTGGTTTACATTATCAATATACATTCATCTTGTGCCAGTCTTTCAGTTCACATGGTTTGTTTGATTCATAATCATTCAAGACCTAACCAACAAAATAAACcctaacatattttcattacccaaaccaaaataaaccctaacatattttcattaccCAAACCAAAATAAACCCTAACATGTTTTCACTACCCTAACCAAAATACAACCAGAAGATAAACTGGTAACCTTACTAATTCAGTAGCTTTAAACTTGTTCTGCCTCCAACTTCATCAACTCTAAGATAACTGGTAACATGGCCTCATTAAGGCCTGCATCAACATAGTAATCAACACATAATGACACCAAATTGTTGTCTACCTCCAAATCTTCTGGTAGTGCTCCTTCCCTTAAAAGAGTTTGTTTCTTCATATGTGGCAGTCTATAGTTGTTATGTCCTCTTTGCATCATAATCTCAACCATACAACTCTGAAGacttaaaaacacaaaatttaatttcattggCTCAAGTTTTTGAAATGAAGTAAGAACAGCTAACACTAATTCATCAACATTCATAGGTGCCTCCTCCTCTTGTATTGATTGCAATGCCCTAAACCAACCTAGGTCATTCACATTCAAGTCTGGTGAAAGAGCAGGTTGTTGCATCAGATGGATATTAAATCCATCTGATGAAACAACTGCTCTCCACTGAATGTCATCATCACTGAAATGTGGTCTGGCATTATCTTGCTGAATCACAATATTTGTTCCCTCTGTCAATGGCCACAAAGCTTTCAAATCTGGAACAACCTGTTTTTCAAAGACATCCATTCATTTAATTATTCACCAAGTgttataattcaataatatttccAGTGAACCAGATTGCAAAACATAACTCAATGATGAATTAAATCAATACTTTTATTCTGAGAGTTACCCTATTGATCATATAGTCCTTCATAACTTCTCTTGTAATAGAGGTAATTGCTTTAGTCTCCAATGTCCCTGCTGCCCTATTAACACTTGACCTCTGGGCTGGAACTTGTTCAATGAAGGGATACATCCTTATTTTTCCATCAAAAATACATAAACCTTGTGAATCATAGATTGGCCTACACACAACACATAAAAACATCACCTTTATGATATAATTCTTGTTTTGACATGACCTGTAAGGGTCTAGTTCATCAGGTGATAAGTAGAAATTTTAGGCAGTCTTTGTAAGATAAAACCACTTCTCATCTATGTGGACAATGTGTGCCATGGATTTAAATCTGAACTTATTGATTGTTGTGTCAACTGCTATAGACTGCATGCAGAATTGTAGTCTCAATAACTTCTGTGCACTGGTAAGTGAGATTTTAATTGCATTACTGTGTGTTCTGATCTGTTTTGCCTGTTTCCACCTCCAAAATGTTGATTTCCCAACACCTAGGGCTTGTGCAGCCCTTCTAATGGTTGATCTTCTTTTCAACATGATTGTTTTGAACAACTCAGGGTCAAACAGTTTGTGTTTTTGCCTTACTAAACCTTGTTTTTGATTAGTGAGGTAAACTGGCAACCCCATCTCCATTTGTTCTTTAGCTTGAGTCCAAATTGTGGTGATGGTTCTTCTATGAACTCCAAATTGTGTTGCTGCCTTTGTAAGTGTACCCAACTTCAAAGAGCCTTCCTTGTAGTGGCTTAAAATAAACTGAACAATATTGTTCCTTACACAATCACTTAAATTTGGTTTTTTGTTTGTCATATTTGTGCAGGAACTTAGAGTTAATGATGAGAAATTGAATGCAAAGAAAGATAGTGAAGAGAATTGAATGCTGTAATATGTAATCTGAAACTCCAAAATGTGTTTTTGCCTTTTGTAATGAATGCTGAATGTAGGCATCtgtttatataaatgtaatttaggTGGGAAATTTCAATGATCTGTAATTTATGTATTGGAGGGAAATGTTTTGGACATTTGGAGGGAAATGTTTTGAACATTTGGAGGGAAATGTTTTGGacatttggagggaaatttgtAGTTTCAGactaaaatgttaattaaaattgatgttAGTTTCTAAATTATGTACTGTAGCGAACTGTTTGCTCCACTAGATGTCATCAAATCAATTTAAGTCTGTACTGCAGTGTTCATTTATTAGCTTATGTTCAGTTTTCTTAATTCTTGTTCCATTTGGGCACCTGAGTAGCTAAGAAAGGGACAGAGGGAgtataatttaatccgattattttaggagtcgtagtgctttgctagaagccaactacgattaatagggttaaacctataactattataatcgggtcctatgaggtcacacacttagagttgactgactagataaacgagaaagatggttaattattaatacatattagatattattaataataagaaatattatttatttgtgaaataaaataatatataattaatacatattagatattattaataatatgaaatattatttatttgtgaaataaaataatatataattaatggttaattatggagttaagattgtgaaataaaataatatataattaatggttaattatggagttaagattgtgaaataaaataatatataattaatacatattagatattattaataataagaaatattatttatttgtgaaataaaataatatataattaatggttaattatgaaattttatttaatacaaaaggattcacttatttgcaagaaaacGCAAGTGAATaaagagagaattgttcctcttttaaaacggcttttgctatattacggtgagaactccaagagaaagaaatcatcttttaatctagcaattagattgcttcccctttgtctttttcgtcctagcagtcgaaagtaaaaagatctagtcgggctcgtgtggaccaagtagaggagca
Proteins encoded in this region:
- the LOC124917393 gene encoding uncharacterized protein LOC124917393, whose product is MTNKKPNLSDCVRNNIVQFILSHYKEGSLKLGTLTKAATQFGVHRRTITTIWTQAKEQMEMGLPVYLTNQKQGLVRQKHKLFDPELFKTIMLKRRSTIRRAAQALGVGKSTFWRWKQAKQIRTHSNAIKISLTSAQKLLRLQFCMQSIAVDTTINKFRFKSMAHIVHIDEKWPIYDSQGLCIFDGKIRMYPFIEQVPAQRSSVNRAAGTLETKAITSITREVMKDYMINRVVPDLKALWPLTEGTNIVIQQDNARPHFSDDDIQWRAVVSSDGFNIHLMQQPALSPDLNVNDLGWFRALQSIQEEEAPMNVDELVLAVLTSFQKLEPMKLNFVFLSLQSCMVEIMMQRGHNNYRLPHMKKQTLLREGALPEDLEVDNNLVSLCVDYYVDAGLNEAMLPVILELMKLEAEQV